In Deltaproteobacteria bacterium, the sequence AGAGCAAAGGCTATATAGTATCTTCAGATGCAGGGGAAAAAAGGCTTGAAAGATTTAAAGAGATTCTTAGATTGCCGTTATCAATTATCGGTGATGGTCTTGAGCCTAAGACGCAAGTGACCAAAGAATTATTTTTATCCAATTTCACAAAGGATGAATATATAAGTGCCATAAAAAAGGCAAAGGCATACATAAGAGAAGGGGACATATACCAAATCAACCTTTCCCAGAGGTTTTCAGCCCCATTCGCACAAGACCCAATGATACTTTACTCAAAACTCCGAAAGAGCCACCCTGTAGAGTTCAGCGCATTTTTTGATTATGGGGATTTTCAGGTTATCAGCAATTCGCCAGAATGTTTTTTGAAGATACAAAATGGGATAATAGAAACATATCCTATTAAAGGCACAAGACCGCGCGGCAGTTCTTCTGAAGAGGATGCGGAAATTGTAAAGGAACTAAAGACAAACACAAAGGAACTTGCTGAGCATATAATGATAGTTGATTTAGAGAGAAATGATTTAGGGAAGGTGTGTATAACAGGCACGGTCAGGGTAAAGGAACTTGAAAGGGTGGTTACCTATCCAACACTTCATCATATGGTATCGTGCGTGGAAGGTAAAATAAAAGATGGTGTGAGTGCAGTTGACTGCATAAAGCCGTGTTTTCCGGGAGGCTCTGTTACAGGTGCGCCAAAAATAAAGGCAATGGAAATCATAGATGAACTTGAGCCAACACCCAGAGGGATATACACAGGTGCCATAGGTTATATAGATTTTTCAGGTAGTGTTAATCTTGGTATGGCAATAAGGA encodes:
- the pabB gene encoding aminodeoxychorismate synthase component I, giving the protein MVIIKQGMIIEPVQNILDPFDVFTRVSSKPYPFILENSINTISKERSAYTSWLGRFSIVGCEPEIIIKAWQNSIEIIQDGCKKIIKEDPFAVLDSILFKYKGCHEGFPSGAAVGYFGYDLKNLLEDLHPKKQDPLSIPDMIMGIYGTLFVYDHYESKGYIVSSDAGEKRLERFKEILRLPLSIIGDGLEPKTQVTKELFLSNFTKDEYISAIKKAKAYIREGDIYQINLSQRFSAPFAQDPMILYSKLRKSHPVEFSAFFDYGDFQVISNSPECFLKIQNGIIETYPIKGTRPRGSSSEEDAEIVKELKTNTKELAEHIMIVDLERNDLGKVCITGTVRVKELERVVTYPTLHHMVSCVEGKIKDGVSAVDCIKPCFPGGSVTGAPKIKAMEIIDELEPTPRGIYTGAIGYIDFSGSVNLGMAIRTAVVKDKKLYLSVGGGIVADSVPEDEYAETLLKAEAFLKIL